The following proteins come from a genomic window of Peromyscus eremicus chromosome 23, PerEre_H2_v1, whole genome shotgun sequence:
- the LOC131897813 gene encoding unconventional myosin-XVIIIb-like — protein MAAASPLPRDKLPSPSAALSEFVEELRRKRAQRGQGSSLHLGEGPTLPIFQTTGASSLRRGRASSDEGDLSLRTGAKSPLGAEGNPRATAGLSRSTSLKCIASEGTENVALMPDKQKTRFGSCESLLESGPSTRRKLSSPMALRDPLLSPTLWPRRRCLESPVDDAVCLDLGKEPLVFQNRQFSHLMEETLDSDPFSWKLPSLNYRRQTKVDFDDFLPAIRKPSAPLSEAAKDGMEASKHPNVHFEMEEADRSFLSGIKTILKKNPESKEDPAHLSDSSSSSSSIVSFKSTGSIKSGPRVPRLQGDGGERMSPEHREPDAGRKGDDVESIMRKYLQQ, from the coding sequence ATGGCGGCGGCGTCACCCTTGCCCAGGGACAAGCTCCCCAGCCCGtcggctgctctttcagagtttGTGGAAGAGCTCCGCAGGAAGagggcccagagaggccagggtTCCTCTCTGCACCTGGGGGAAGGACCCACGCTCCCCATTTTCCAGACCACTGGGGCTTCCTCACTTcggaggggcagagccagcagcgaCGAGGGAGACCTCTCACTGAGGACTGGAGCAAAGTCTCCTCTGGGAGCAGAGGGGAACCCCAGGGCCACAGCCGGTCTCTCACGGTCCACCAGTCTCAAGTGTATCGCCTCAGAGGGCACCGAGAACGTCGCCCTGATGCCTGACAAGCAGAAGACACGGTTTGGTTCCTGTGAGTCCCTCCTAGAGTCAGGACCCAGCACAAGGAGAAAGCTGAGCTCCCCCATGGCACTGAGGGACCCACTCTTATCACCGACGCTGTGGCCCAGGAGGCGGTGTCTGGAGTCCCCTGTGGATGATGCGGTCTGCCTGGACCTTGGGAAAGAACCTCTCGTTTTCCAGAACCGCCAGTTCTCTCATTTGATGGAAGAAACTCTGGACAGTGACCCATTCAGCTGGAAGCTTCCGAGCCTCAATTACAGACGCCAGACCAAAGTGGACTTTGATGACTTCCTTCCGGCCATCAGGAAGCCCAGCGCTCCTTTGTCCGAGGCTGCCAAAGATGGGATGGAGGCTTCAAAGCATCCAAACGTCCACTTTGAGATGGAAGAGGCCGACCGCTCTTTTCTCTCGGGGAtcaaaaccattttgaaaaagaACCCAGAGTCGAAGGAGGACCCCGCTCACCTCTCcgactcctcctcatcctccagctCCATCGTATCCTTCAAAAGTACAGGCAGTATCAAGAGTGGTCCAAGAGTCCCCAGACTCCAAGGTGACGGGGGCGAGCGGATGTCCCCTGAGCACAGAGAGCCTGATGCTGGGAGGAAAGGGGACGACGTTGAGAGCATAATGAGGAAGTACCTCCAGCAGTAG